One region of Haladaptatus cibarius D43 genomic DNA includes:
- a CDS encoding FAD-dependent oxidoreductase, with translation MVEETDVLILGGGITGTGIARDLELRGLDTVVVERGRLADGATGNMHGLLHSGARYAVADPESARNCIEENRILRDIASHCVDETGGYFVQLAEDDESHFERSRQACLDCGIDVESVSAEEIREDHPYLASETKRAFRVPDAVIHPFPLTVANAVDARDHGGIIETHAEVVDILVEGGAVVGAEVRYREESKIETIRARHVVNATGAWAESVGAMANIEIPMRPSKGVMVVVDFPSLDTVVNHCRPATDGDIVLPHENTAIIGTTSVEVENPDDYPKAQWEEDLMIEEASRTIPDIATARTIRSYWGVRPLFGGTDVTLEDGRALTRDFALLDHGERDDRPGMTTIVGGKLTTYRQMAEAVSDHVSSELGVSEPCRTATEPLPGRDDPDELRNTLDEFGPLPPAEELASDVIRD, from the coding sequence ATGGTGGAGGAAACCGACGTTCTGATTCTCGGAGGAGGAATCACTGGAACCGGTATCGCACGCGACCTCGAACTCCGCGGTTTGGATACGGTGGTCGTGGAACGGGGGCGACTCGCGGACGGAGCGACCGGAAACATGCACGGCCTCCTGCACAGTGGCGCTCGCTACGCGGTCGCCGACCCGGAGAGTGCGAGGAATTGTATCGAAGAAAACCGGATTCTGCGCGACATTGCGAGCCACTGCGTCGATGAAACCGGCGGCTACTTCGTGCAACTGGCGGAGGACGACGAATCGCACTTCGAGCGGTCGAGACAGGCCTGTCTCGATTGCGGTATCGACGTGGAATCGGTTTCCGCGGAAGAAATCCGAGAAGACCATCCGTACCTCGCATCGGAAACGAAACGGGCGTTTCGAGTGCCCGACGCCGTGATTCATCCGTTCCCGCTCACGGTCGCTAACGCCGTCGATGCCCGCGACCACGGTGGAATCATCGAAACGCACGCGGAAGTCGTGGATATACTCGTCGAGGGCGGGGCCGTGGTAGGGGCAGAAGTGCGGTATCGAGAGGAATCGAAAATCGAGACGATTCGTGCCCGACACGTCGTCAACGCGACGGGTGCATGGGCCGAATCGGTCGGCGCGATGGCGAACATCGAGATTCCCATGCGGCCGTCGAAGGGAGTAATGGTCGTCGTGGATTTCCCGTCACTCGACACCGTCGTCAACCACTGTCGCCCGGCGACGGACGGCGACATCGTCCTGCCACACGAAAACACGGCCATCATCGGGACGACGAGCGTCGAAGTCGAGAATCCCGATGACTACCCGAAGGCGCAGTGGGAGGAAGATTTGATGATTGAAGAGGCGAGCAGGACGATTCCCGATATTGCGACAGCGAGAACCATCCGGTCGTACTGGGGCGTCAGACCGCTGTTCGGCGGGACGGACGTAACCCTCGAAGACGGACGCGCGCTGACCCGCGATTTCGCGCTTCTCGACCACGGCGAGCGGGACGACAGACCGGGAATGACGACCATCGTCGGCGGGAAGTTGACGACGTATCGGCAGATGGCTGAGGCGGTTTCCGACCACGTCAGTTCAGAACTCGGCGTGAGCGAACCGTGTCGAACCGCGACGGAACCGCTCCCCGGTCGGGACGACCCGGACGAACTTCGGAATACACTGGACGAGTTCGGCCCGCTTCCGCCCGCGGAGGAACTAGCCTCCGACGTGATTCGGGATTAA
- a CDS encoding CapA family protein, whose translation MGEDTTRLGFVGDVMLGRLVDERQRQRSVTAVWGNVERHLKALDGLFINLECCLSARGTPWTDTYRPFHFRADPDWAIPALNAVGVDWANLANNHMLDYGPDALRDTISYLGDAEIAHSGAGIDVESARAPAFVFIDGLDIAFVSFTDNTPEFAAESDSPGTAHVEFDVTNDKAARIIGNSLAQARETNPDLLVASLHWGLNMRTKPTVEFREFARWLAEQGVDIVHGHSAHVFQGVEVVDGTVVLYDTGDFLDDYAVDSERHNDRSFVFELTVEGDELAELRLHPTEIYDLAVHEAEHYAGNWSMQQMDSLSSAFGTQFEREDDELVLSL comes from the coding sequence ATGGGAGAGGATACGACGCGACTCGGTTTTGTGGGGGACGTAATGCTGGGGCGGTTGGTGGATGAACGACAGCGACAGCGGAGTGTCACCGCTGTTTGGGGAAACGTCGAGAGACATCTCAAAGCGTTGGATGGGCTGTTTATCAACCTCGAATGCTGTCTGTCGGCCCGCGGAACGCCGTGGACGGACACCTATCGACCGTTTCACTTTCGGGCCGACCCGGATTGGGCGATTCCGGCGCTGAACGCGGTCGGCGTCGATTGGGCGAACCTCGCCAACAACCACATGCTGGATTACGGCCCGGACGCACTCCGCGATACGATTTCCTATCTGGGCGACGCCGAAATCGCACACTCCGGCGCGGGAATCGACGTGGAATCGGCCCGCGCTCCCGCGTTCGTTTTTATCGACGGCCTCGACATCGCGTTCGTCTCGTTCACCGACAACACGCCGGAGTTCGCCGCCGAATCGGACAGTCCCGGAACCGCTCACGTCGAATTTGATGTGACGAACGATAAGGCGGCGCGAATCATCGGTAACTCGCTCGCACAGGCCCGCGAAACGAACCCCGATTTGCTCGTGGCGTCGCTCCACTGGGGCCTGAACATGCGCACCAAACCCACCGTCGAATTTCGGGAATTCGCCCGCTGGTTGGCGGAGCAGGGCGTTGACATCGTTCACGGCCACAGCGCGCACGTCTTTCAGGGCGTGGAGGTCGTTGACGGAACGGTCGTCCTGTACGACACTGGCGATTTTCTAGACGACTACGCGGTCGATTCCGAACGACACAACGACCGCAGTTTCGTGTTCGAACTGACCGTCGAGGGCGACGAACTTGCGGAACTCAGATTACATCCGACCGAAATCTACGACCTCGCGGTTCACGAGGCCGAACACTACGCGGGCAACTGGAGTATGCAACAGATGGATTCACTTTCCTCGGCGTTCGGAACGCAGTTCGAGCGCGAAGACGACGAACTCGTCTTGTCGCTGTGA
- a CDS encoding MFS transporter: MGEELVDSKQSTGKERLVTGYSGKLLLAVSLGWAMIQTGRLVLSPMLPTVMESLRITEFQAGLAFTLLWGLYALGQYPSGRLSDHLSRKTLLATGLSLLIVGFGVLASAPTYAMFLLGAAVVGTGAGLYPTPARALVSDLFVSRRGQAFGLHGASGDAGGALAAGLAIVVLAVATWRFAFLPVAIALLVVLALLHQWNREAYTPPRIDADAGRAVVGDVQKTGRRFANRRTAALLVAYSLYAFVWQSVTGFLPTFLQEAKNFSPELAGGGFAVLFVVGALVKPLSGSLGDRISRPVVAAGSLVVATLALAGVILTTSTLAVTASVVVFSAGLMAYPPAMQAHLMDVFPDGSMGGDLGATRTIYIGLGSLGTTYVGFVAGQAGYTIAFAGLLVCLLVSASIVLGLARIH, encoded by the coding sequence GTGGGCGAGGAACTCGTGGATAGCAAGCAATCGACTGGGAAAGAGCGACTGGTAACGGGCTACTCGGGAAAACTCCTCCTCGCCGTCTCGCTGGGCTGGGCGATGATTCAGACGGGCAGGCTCGTCCTGTCGCCCATGCTTCCGACCGTGATGGAGTCGCTCCGAATCACGGAATTTCAGGCCGGATTGGCATTCACCCTGCTCTGGGGCCTGTACGCTCTCGGCCAGTATCCGAGCGGGCGACTCTCCGACCACCTGTCGCGGAAGACGCTCCTCGCCACCGGACTTTCGCTCCTTATCGTTGGGTTCGGCGTCCTCGCCAGCGCGCCGACCTACGCAATGTTTCTGCTCGGTGCGGCAGTCGTCGGAACTGGAGCGGGACTGTATCCGACCCCGGCGAGGGCGCTCGTCTCCGACTTGTTTGTCTCGCGCCGAGGACAGGCCTTCGGCCTCCACGGCGCGTCGGGAGACGCTGGCGGCGCACTCGCGGCAGGGCTTGCAATCGTCGTCCTCGCAGTTGCGACGTGGCGGTTCGCGTTTCTTCCGGTTGCAATCGCTCTGCTTGTCGTCCTCGCCCTGCTCCACCAGTGGAACCGCGAAGCCTACACGCCGCCGCGAATCGACGCCGATGCTGGGAGAGCAGTAGTCGGCGATGTTCAGAAGACTGGGAGGCGGTTCGCCAACCGCAGAACCGCGGCCTTGCTCGTCGCCTACTCGCTGTACGCGTTCGTCTGGCAGTCGGTTACCGGATTTCTCCCGACATTTTTGCAGGAGGCAAAGAACTTTTCCCCGGAACTCGCGGGCGGTGGCTTCGCCGTGCTGTTCGTCGTCGGCGCGCTGGTGAAACCGCTGTCAGGGTCGCTCGGCGACCGGATTTCGCGGCCCGTCGTCGCCGCCGGGTCGCTGGTCGTCGCAACGCTCGCTCTCGCGGGGGTCATTCTGACAACCAGTACGCTCGCAGTGACCGCGAGCGTCGTGGTCTTCTCTGCGGGATTGATGGCCTACCCGCCAGCGATGCAGGCGCACCTGATGGACGTATTTCCGGACGGAAGCATGGGCGGCGACCTCGGTGCGACAAGGACGATTTACATCGGCCTCGGCAGTCTCGGGACGACCTACGTCGGATTCGTCGCGGGACAGGCCGGATACACAATCGCGTTTGCAGGCCTGCTCGTGTGTTTGCTCGTCAGCGCGAGCATCGTCCTCGGACTTGCCCGGATTCATTAA
- the argF gene encoding ornithine carbamoyltransferase has translation MTRHFLDVDDLSPSELADVLSLAAEFKKNGSPSELSGQTLAMLFEKPSTRTRLSFETGMTQLGGHAVFMGPEHTHLDHGEPVSDTGRVLSRYVDFVMGRVFDHDCLVEMAEYATVPIINGLSDIAHPCQSLADLLTIREFVEAQDASEPASGHGPRAFEDVSVAWVGDGNNVLNSFAIAASTVGLDLTVATPEGYEPSSDALGRANDRGRSPALTNDPEEAVADADIVYTDVWVSMGEEDEREEKLAAFDGFQLNDDLRPDSAHVMHCLPAHRGEEITGGVLESDRSLAWNQAENRLHAQKALLAYLDEKR, from the coding sequence ATGACTCGCCACTTCCTCGACGTGGACGACCTGTCCCCGAGCGAACTGGCCGACGTGCTTTCGCTCGCGGCCGAGTTCAAGAAAAACGGCTCGCCGTCAGAACTCTCGGGCCAGACGCTCGCCATGTTGTTCGAAAAGCCGAGCACGCGCACTCGTCTCTCGTTCGAGACGGGAATGACGCAACTCGGCGGGCACGCCGTCTTCATGGGGCCGGAACACACCCACCTCGACCACGGAGAACCCGTCTCGGATACGGGGAGAGTGCTCTCGCGTTACGTGGATTTCGTCATGGGGCGCGTGTTCGACCACGACTGTCTGGTCGAGATGGCAGAGTACGCGACGGTTCCGATAATCAACGGCCTGTCGGACATCGCGCATCCGTGTCAGTCGCTCGCCGATTTGCTCACGATTCGGGAGTTCGTCGAGGCACAAGACGCCTCGGAACCCGCGAGCGGGCATGGCCCGCGAGCCTTCGAAGACGTGTCGGTCGCGTGGGTCGGCGACGGAAACAACGTGCTCAACTCCTTCGCAATCGCGGCTTCGACGGTCGGACTCGACCTGACGGTTGCGACGCCTGAAGGGTACGAACCGTCGAGCGACGCACTCGGGCGAGCGAATGACCGCGGTCGCTCGCCTGCGCTGACGAACGACCCTGAGGAAGCGGTGGCTGACGCGGACATCGTCTATACTGACGTGTGGGTCAGCATGGGCGAGGAGGACGAGCGCGAGGAGAAATTGGCCGCGTTCGATGGTTTCCAACTGAACGATGACCTGCGTCCCGATTCGGCGCATGTCATGCACTGTCTGCCCGCCCATCGCGGCGAAGAGATTACTGGCGGCGTGCTGGAAAGCGACCGCTCGTTGGCGTGGAATCAAGCCGAAAACAGGCTTCACGCACAGAAGGCGTTGTTGGCGTATCTCGACGAAAAACGGTAG
- the thrC gene encoding threonine synthase: protein MNLTLSNPTAPVPDSADDGVWLACIDCEWTGPPFDEIRYRCPDCESLLEVCYEDHPTFEDFAESDGSGVWRYADALPVESGVSIEEGNTPLYAAPTIEEEVGVSNLRVKHEGMNPTGSFKDRGMTLGVKVAEKLGTDRLACASTGNTSAALACYGARAETEVLVLLPAGKVAAGKVAQASLHGARILEVDGNFDDCLDIVSELANRGEAYLLNSLNPFRLEGQKTIGLEIVEQFRDQTGDLPDRIVLPVGNAGNTSALFKAFRELVAAEELTPEEVPVLTGVQAEGAAPMVEAVETDADEVRRWDEVETIATAIRIGNPVNTPKALPAIRETGGTAIAVTDEAITDAQRALAGDGIGVEPASAASVAGLRKLRESGEISADENVVCLTTGHLLKDPDAAAEAGVEPEPVPADTDDVLEHLSR, encoded by the coding sequence ATGAACCTGACGCTCTCGAATCCGACCGCGCCGGTTCCCGACAGCGCGGACGACGGGGTATGGCTCGCCTGCATCGACTGTGAGTGGACTGGCCCGCCGTTCGATGAAATCCGTTATCGGTGTCCGGACTGCGAGAGTCTACTCGAAGTCTGCTACGAAGACCACCCGACCTTCGAGGATTTCGCGGAATCGGACGGGAGCGGTGTCTGGCGGTACGCAGACGCCCTTCCGGTCGAATCCGGCGTGAGCATCGAGGAAGGAAACACGCCGCTGTACGCGGCACCGACCATCGAGGAGGAAGTCGGCGTCTCGAACCTGCGGGTCAAACACGAGGGGATGAATCCGACGGGAAGTTTCAAAGACCGCGGGATGACGCTCGGGGTGAAAGTCGCCGAAAAGCTCGGGACCGACAGATTGGCCTGCGCCAGCACCGGGAACACCAGCGCGGCGTTAGCGTGCTACGGCGCGCGGGCAGAAACCGAGGTTCTCGTTCTCCTTCCCGCCGGAAAAGTCGCCGCCGGAAAGGTGGCGCAGGCGAGTCTCCACGGCGCGCGAATTCTCGAAGTTGACGGCAACTTCGACGACTGCCTCGACATCGTCTCCGAACTCGCAAATCGCGGCGAGGCGTACCTGCTCAACTCGCTGAATCCCTTCCGACTGGAAGGACAGAAGACGATTGGCTTGGAAATCGTAGAGCAGTTCCGCGACCAGACGGGCGACCTTCCCGACAGAATCGTCCTCCCAGTGGGGAACGCCGGAAACACCAGCGCGCTGTTCAAGGCGTTCCGCGAACTCGTGGCAGCAGAGGAACTGACACCCGAGGAAGTGCCAGTTTTGACCGGGGTGCAAGCAGAGGGTGCAGCTCCGATGGTCGAAGCCGTCGAAACCGACGCGGACGAAGTCCGTCGCTGGGACGAGGTAGAAACCATCGCAACTGCCATCCGAATCGGCAATCCGGTCAACACACCGAAAGCCCTCCCCGCGATTCGGGAAACCGGCGGCACCGCAATCGCCGTCACGGACGAAGCAATCACGGACGCTCAGCGAGCGTTGGCTGGTGACGGAATCGGCGTCGAACCTGCCAGCGCGGCCAGCGTTGCTGGCCTTCGCAAACTCCGCGAATCCGGGGAAATTTCGGCGGACGAAAACGTCGTCTGCCTGACCACGGGACACCTGCTGAAAGACCCCGACGCCGCCGCGGAGGCGGGCGTCGAACCGGAACCCGTTCCCGCCGACACCGACGACGTACTGGAACATCTGTCGCGGTGA